From Solanum lycopersicum chromosome 8, SLM_r2.1, the proteins below share one genomic window:
- the LOC138338047 gene encoding uncharacterized protein: MLGGWDNIDDQLQMAIMFFIHSFVLSQLGTAAIPIEDFLMVENGTYRQYPWGQRAFRSLINSLRQEFKSEKKMYRLNGMPYALNVWIYESAFVLDNEIAVKEQNVIPRICNWKVVAEKPKFEMFMESVFTEHNCTNIQPTGEECTTLQLPQSSHVTHDEPGTSNVNIDVGKPQEVPVFEDFPSEPPDQLLRISTRVSSTGSTLPPKRRKVVHPHKTKVSKSTTAEKQPNQNVYTPDLPTSQANNVSNVPVNSDFRKVDQQVGYLMELIKKNHSELMKVVGKKDNKIEKKHNVDQDIGGSAVDADEQTDKVDQQSISPNHMDYSKEQHMEDVIEVILSPHRSHVLIEKVVLNNENDYTTGEASHSDTKILNADEHDVDTLQHNIEKHTTSLFSVDTSTEVENNV; encoded by the exons ATGTTGGGTGGTTGGGATAATATTGATGATCAACTTCAGATGGCTATCATGTTTTTCATCCACTCTTTTGTATTATCTCAACTTGGTACTGCAGCAATTCcaattgaagattttttaaTGGTTGAAAATGGCACTTATCGGCAGTATCCGTGGGGTCAACGGGCTTTCAGAAGTTTAATAAATTCACTTAGACAAGAGTTCAAATCTGAGAAAAAAATGTATCGCTTAAATGGTATGCCGTATGCACTTAATGTATGGATATATGAAAGTGCTTTTGTGTTGGATAATGAGATTGCGGTTAAAGAACAAAATGTTATTCCAAGAATTTGCAATTGGAAAGTTGTGGCTGAAAAGCCCAAATTTGAGATGTTTATGGAAAGCGTTTTCACTGag cATAACTGTACAAATATTCAGCCAACTGGAGAGGAATGTACAACACTGCAATTACCTCAATCTAGTCATGTAACTCATGATGAACCTGGTACATCAAATGTTAATATTGATGTTGGGAAGCCACAAGAGGTTCCTGTATTTGAAGATTTTCCATCTGAACCACCGGATCAATTGTTGAGGATATCAACACGAGTCTCTAGCACAGGATCTACCTTACCACCGAAGAGAAGAAAGGTTGTACATCCACATAAAACAAAGGTTTCCAAATCAACAACAGCAGAAAAGCAACCAAATCAGAATGTTTACACTCCAGATTTACCAACTTCTCAAGCTAACAATGTATCTAATGTTCCTGTAAATTCAGATTTTCGAAAA GTTGACCAACAAGTTGGTTATCTTAtggagttgataaaaaaaaatcattctgaGTTGATGAAAGTTGTTGGCAAGaaagacaacaaaattgaaaag AAACATAATGTTGATCAAGATATTGGTGGATCTGCTGTTGATGCTGATGAACAG ACAGATAAAGTGGACCAACAATCTATTTCACCTAATCACATGGATTATTCAAAGGAACAACATATGGAGGATGTCATAGAGGTTATACTCTCACCACACCGTAGTCATGTTTTGATTGAAAAAGTTGTTcttaataatgaaaat gaTTATACAACTGGTGAAGCCTCTCACTCAGACACAAAGATTTTAAATGCGGATGAACATGATGTTGATACACTTCAACACAACATAGAAAAGCACACTACAAGTTTGTTTTCTGTTGATACATCTACAGAAGTGGAAAACAATGTCTAA